In the genome of Corticium candelabrum chromosome 18, ooCorCand1.1, whole genome shotgun sequence, the window GTGGAATACAGTAACAATGTTCGAAACTGTGCAATGCATGTACGTTGACCAGGCGCTTTTCCTTCGGCGTCTAGAGCGGGAATTGCTTCAGAGAGAGCATGCGTCAACTGTTTATCATGGTTGATAATCATCTTCGACTTAATTATTTGATGACATAGAATGATGAAACTATTTTTTCCGTATGCGCGGTGTCGACAGCTTTCTAAAGGAATGACGTAGGCCCTAATCCaaccccagacgcagtgtggattgcagcccggATGCGCTTCTATCACCAGTACGTCCGGTCCGGTACCGCCTTCCTAGGCAGGAGTAATTTGTATTCATATTCTTCAGCGCGTgtcataataataatattaggTAGAAACAGAGTTTTAGATCGGACTTTGGCGTTGTTTTAGCATTTGAACTTGTCGATATTGGCATAGTAGACCGCTGGcaagcgttagtaagagaCTACAGCTACGTTAGCGAGCGTAGCAGTAAAATGGCatatcagaaatggcacttgcagtgcatcatacgctTTTGAACGCGTACtcaggttctcagttgaagctgcaatacGTCATATGCGTCTACTGCAATACATTGGACCGCTGCCTACGTACTGCTCGCTAATTAGCGAAGATCCCACGCgacagtcgtttcctgtaatctactacaccgacaaagtacacttgtaactgacacaaatcatgtccctagggacatgagTAACGCTGACGGCAAAGGGCGGTACCAGAACAGACATAgtggaagcgcatccggggctgcaaacCAATGTGCCTGGGGGAGGCTAGATCCAATCATGTGCGGCCTTTTCAATAAAGAAAACATAACCCGGATATTGCATCGGCTTGCGGAAGCATGCTATGGCTTCTGTGCATAGACTTGAGCAAATTTTCTTTACTATTTCATAAACATGGAACGTGTTGTAGGTGCAAGAAAGTGGACGTTAACAGTTCTTGTTGATTTTATAGTAGAATGTAGGGTGTAAGAAAGCAGCTATCGAAAGAAAGTGCGCTAACTTTACTGTCAGTGGATGCATATAATATCAATGGTTAGAGAGATAAAACTTTCGTTTCTTTGAGTTCTTTCTCCTAATTTCTAGAgattttattgtaatatgGGCGCCTTGACTAATTGGATAACTGGGGCTAAATGTCAATATACGGGAGATTCCAAGATTGTCAGATATACTATGATTTGTGTGGTGGCTCTCTGTAATGCTCAATTTCTTAGCTGTAAGTTGTGGCCAACCGCTGCTACGTAATGGAACTGTTCTTGCTGATTCTTTTGATTTTCAAGACAGCGTCGCGTATGTATGTGACCCCGGTTATAAGTTGCGAGGATCGATGTTTTCAACGTGTTTGGCTACTGGAACATGGAGTGGTCGTACTCCTAAATGCCAAGGTTTATTGTCTGGGTGTTGGTTCTATCATTGTATGGTATTTCTAGTTGAACTTTAATTTTTGCAGCTGTAAAAGTACGAATTTCACCAGAAGCACAAAACCTTGTAACTACTTTCCGAAATACATTCTATGAAAAGTTTGCGACATTTACTGAAGAAGCAAGACCTCTCCCAGGTATTGAAGATAGAACACGTCCCATTGACACTGTTTTAGCTCTGGAGCTGATTTTTGCTTTGGATACATCATCAAGTGTAGGAAAAACACAGTTTCGTTTGGAGAAAGCCTTTGTAAAGAACATGGCAATGTCTTTTGTGATGAATCAAGAGTCAACTCACATGGGAGCTGTTGCATTTGGTAGCAAAGTGCACGTCCTTTCTGAATTGACGTcatcaaaattaaattttgtcaCAGCAGTAGCTCAATTCGATTACAGGGGAGgaatgacaaacacaacagcagcTTTGTTAAGAGTTAGAGATATGTTTATTACAAGTAAAAACGATAACAGCAGACTAAAGCGAGTACTTATATTGATCACTGACGGCAAATCAAATGCGAATAAACGAAGACCTGAAGAAGTGGCTCGAGAGTTGGCTCGACATTCTGTAGAAACGTTTGTATTTGGTATAGCAAAAGTTGCCAAACCAGAGCTTAATGACATTGCTTCACCTCCTTCCGACACTCACGTTTTCTATGTATCACACTTTTCCGTATTTAAAGAATTTTCCGAAGCTGTCACCTCAAGTATAAATGCATTGTAAcatttaattacttaagttATAAATGCTTATGTGTTGTTAGAAAAATTGGAAAATCTTTGTGGAGTAGCTGGAGCACCAGGATTTCATCTACGAGTAGTAGGTGGGGTGTCTTCTATTTACGGAGCTTGGCCATGGCTTGCTTCTATCTATGTTAGAACATCCCCGTATACTGACAACTTTACTTTGGTATGTGGAGGTTCTCTGATAAATGAACGGTGGGTAATTAGTGCTGCCCATTGCATTTGGCATCGGTCCAATCTAAGTCTAATTATAAAGCTGGGAGACTACGTTCCTAACAAGGACGATCCTTATGAACAGACATTCGAAGTGGAATCAATGAAATTTGGAGGAAACTCGACGCAAACGTATAATTATTCTATAAGCGATAATGACATTGTTCTTATCAAGTTAAGCCGTAATGTCACTTACACGAAATACGTGAGACCGATATGCTTGCTAGAGCAAAGGCACCGCGATACTTCATTGATTTTGCCTAGTAAATCCGCTACTGTTGTCGGATGGGGATTATATAAAGAAAACAGCAAAGTGTATCCTAATACGCCAGTGGAAGCCACGATTCAATTTTTTGAACGGTCAAAGTGTAATGATCACTTTGGTGGAATAGTACTGACCAGGAATATGCTTTGTGCAAAAGGATACCAATCCGACGCTTGTCTCGGAGACAGTGGAGGTCCATTGATGTGTCAGTCTGAAGTTGATAATCGCTTTACTCTTTGTGGAATAGTCAGCTTCGGAAAGGAGTTAACTTGTCGCAAGGGAGTATATGGCGTATACACGAAAGTATTCAACTATGGCAGCGCAATAACTACCATTACTTCTTAAAGTGTTGCAATTGCCGTATCTTTTGATTTTGTGATTTATGATTCAGTGAAACTAAAAATGTACGTATTTGAGTTTagcatttttgttgtttgttgtaggcAAAAATGCATTGGCAACGCATTTGGCTAGGTGCCTCAATTTAACGTAatcagtctaccaaacaaccgaGAGTCAAGTTCACgagatgtcccggataatctgaGCATCTGTAGGGCGTATCGATAGCTTGCATGACAACCTCGAAACATCCGCGCACAGTCTAGTAAGTCTTTGACCTCAGCTCGTCTTACAGGGCAGTAGTGACAACTGATCTATTCTCGGTTTTTTTGCTTACTTTTCAACCTTAGAGAGATCTAGATACGCTTGCAGGAAGCCGAGCAAAACGGTCAAATATGACGCTCGTCTGCCAGTAGCGTCGACTGTTTGTATTTCGCCCAGCCAATAGAGCGGAGCGAATCCAATTTACTTGGTTCCTAGATGTGCctgcactattgctttcttcagaacttCTTGTCAAGGTGAAGTCTTCTCTTGTCTGGAGGTGCAGGAGGAGGTTAAAGTGACGATGATCATGGTGGTTTCCGGTCATTTTGACTCGCGATGTAGCCGTACAAGGTGAGTGCTATTGGCATTTCTTGTAAAGCATGTGCAAGACTGTCGCTAGCACATACATTCTGATGAGGAATCAGTTACGTTGGGGCTTGCTGGGTATGAGTTTTCGCGGGCTAATAGTACGGACTTTGTTGTGAATTGTCAAAGTAAGGGACATTCGTTTGCTCCTTAAATTTTGCCCAACTTAGTTTCGTCTCTTTATCTGCATTAACGCAGAGAAGAAGAGTTGCTTCGGTCGCGCGTGCACTTCCCTAAGCCGTCATGTCCTGACagcaccatgcaaactaccgCGGTATCACGGGTATCGATCAGGACTCATGACAGATGGCAACCAGATTTGGGCGTGACTTGTGGTGTTAGGGCGGTGCGGCTACGCGCCATCTACATGTTGCATGTGTTTTCGCGAATTAGCGGACAATCGTTCGGACAATATGTGTAGCATACGTGTAGAGGCTCTAACTTGAAGATGTTTAGCCGTGTCATGTGTACACTGCAGTAATCCACGTAATACACATGGTGACTTGAAAGCAGTACTTAGATGTACACTATTGTGGTATACATTGTGTAACACAATGGTAATTACGTAAAGTGTATTGCTACGTTTCTTGAAAAtattaacttttaattaactaaagttgTGTAGAACGATGGTTCAAGATGTCTGAAAAAATTATATGGCTCATTCCTACTAGCAGTGTTCTCAGATCTCTTTGTGTATGTAGGTGAAACCACAATGGTCAAGAAGTATGGCGTGGAATCTCTGCTAAAACtcccacaacgcaaacagactgcagtagcacaacgcgaACAGACTGtagtagtacaacgcaaacagactgcagtagcacaacgcgaACAGACTGtagtagtacaacgcaaacagactgcagtagcacaacgcaaacagactgcggttgcacaacgcaaacagactgcagtagcacaacgcaaacagactgtggtagtacaacgcaaacagactgcggttgcacaacgcaaacagactgcagtagcacaacgcaaacagactgcggttgcacgacgcaaacagacagatagttcATTGCCTAGATCAATCGCGTACATATGAGGATTCGTCGAATTTCGAGATGGTGCGAACGAACCGATCTACTTAGAATTAGTACCGCCGATATTATACTTTGACATCGTGTTGAAATAATAGAAAAGATGTATTGACAAATTGCTACAAAAattccagactagagttcgcgctctctctggtctggaaattcgaggctactTTAGTACTAGCAactttgcatgtttacttcaaTAACAAGAGTTCAACAAATCCGTTTATATTATTGTCTAGATAGGGCGAGGCGTTTCAAGAAACTCCGTTGCGACGTGTTAActacgaacgcgaggcgccatCTACGGGTACCGTACAACTAGAAATTAGACTTTATGCTTTTATGTACGGGATAGTCATTcttgatgtcacgtgatgtttaGATCGCAGCTCGTACAACCGCCATGATGTTTGACTCATCAGGAAATGAATATGAGCCTGATGATCTCTACGACTACTGCGACTCTGACATTGACCGAAGTTATATGGATAGCTCAACATATCAGTCAGACCCAGACATTGAGGTTACCGGTAGTCTGCTGGAGAAGAAACCAGAAGTACATGTAACAATATCTCGCAACAAGGATGTGGTCAGTTCTCTCTCTCAGCAGGCGGCTAATGTAATCGGAGCTAGATTACCTTTTGAGGCAGTAGAACAGTGTGCTCGGCGATTAGGCAAGAAATTGGCCGATGAAGTCCAGCTGGCTGTCATGAAGGCGTCGTTTCCCGTCGACAAGGGCCTGATTAGACGTTACGCCTACCTATCACGGAAAAGTGGAGACGACAGATTCTCTAATATGGTTATCTCGCAACCAAAGCTGAGACGACACAGAAAGAAATTTGCTGTAGAAAATGCAATGCAGATTGGTGAGCGCTAAGAAAAGCACGACTACTGTATTGATGTGATACCACGTGACACATAAATTAACCATTTATGCTTTCAATAAGTTTCTAATTTTTCTAATTTGAGTTAGAATGTTTAGATTGAAATCAATCAAAATCTGGTTTACAAAAAATTTATAAGCAGTTTTGCTGTGGAAACAACGCTAGACAATactattataataattattgatctGACAGCAATGTAAAGGCGCAGTTGTACTACAAATAAACCAGTTAACCTGTTGTAATGATGAGTTTAGTAAATTACCACTGTACTTTGACTGAAAAAATTTAAATGCAAATTAAAGTTTATTTGACATCGATTGTATTTCAGATGTGATTCATTCGCTTATCTCTCATTGGTAACAAGATACCAGAGTTAAGAACAAATCCACTTATTGAACTCAATATTATTTTATGCAAATTTGACATATGCCTTATTTTCTGACTTTACAAAGCAAAGGAATTTATTAGAAGTACACAGGCATTGTCTATTTAGCCACACAGCTAATATACTATTTATCAATCCACGTATGCTTTGATCTAACGTATTAGCCATTGACCATGTGGTGAAAGCCAAAATTTGGACTATTGCTCCAGCACATGCACCCTGGACCTGCCAGACTATCTCCGTCGTCTTTGTATGCTCTAGATAGTACAAGAAAAGCTCAATAGCAACAAAACTGGCCAATGTTTAGTTAATGGGTTTGATCAGTACCAGAGACAAATAACCTCTTCCATTTGGAAAATGCGTGTATGGATaaagactattgtattagaaaAATACTTACATACACAAGTACTGAGGTAGTCTTTCGCAAAGTTCCTAAAGCGTTTGCGATAGGCGAGGAGGGCAAAGCTCGAGTCGGCTCAAATCAAGTGTCagtctctctccctctccctctccctctccctctccctctccctctccctctccctctccctctccctctccctctccctctccctctccctctccctctccctttccctctccctctccctctctctctctctatttatatatatatatatatatatatatatatatatatatatatatagggagTCCAGACGGAGGCAATGGGGCACGGGCTCCCTGTTTGGAGCCTATTTTGAGTTTAGTTCTAAAAACTTGAATATTTGATAGCTGAGAGTCCCAAACAGAAGTCTGTTATTCAATTATTCAAGTGTCTATGGATGTCGTTTTCttaaatgtttatttattataacgCCTTATTAAGTTTATAGCAAACTGTTGGTCTACagtctaatatcaattaagCTTTATGAAGAACACGGTCACATCTCAAGTTTGTGTCCCTCGTTTAGTAAATCCTACGTCCGCCCTCTGCTGGGTCTTGTACCAGAGACACGAAATGCGTAAAATTGTACAATCTGAAATTCGAACGGACGGGTGTAGAAACATGATTtgtttaaaaaatattttaaaaattaccTATAACTGATGAAAAGATTTAAGGAATAGCTTGCATGCAGTTTTTACTTTTGTCAAAATATATCTGTGTAAAAGTGCAAAGAGACATGGACAAAGCAGAACCTGCCCATAGAATGTTTTATAGTGAGTAAGACTTGCGCGATATCAGACCCACTTTCTCGTCCTAGATTATACCAAATACATACTGTGGCAGGAGCTGAAACAAGCATGCCAGCAACTAGGATGCAGTGGTTTCCCAGAGAACGACTGATGGGCCTTCATTTCTGGCAAAAATACACCACGGTATACTACACTGCTGTAGCCTTACGGCAACGAACATTTTAAAAAGCTTGTTGCCTTTGCCACTGCGTCACAACAGAGCATAATATAAGAATATAGACAGTGATGCATGGATCAGCGCCGAGGCGTATCCCTTAGTTAGTATTTTGGTAGGCTTAATTTGATTGCGGCTTGTACTCGCCATGTCACAGTACCGTCAGTGACCTTTGTGGATTTAATTCTTTGGGAACAGTAGCGTCACCTACTGTTTTGCCACACTCTTGTGGTACTGACGCTGCAGGTCCCCCACTGCTTATTGGTCAGAAACTTGAATTACTAGAATGGTTTTCCGCTTATATCTCACCTGGGCCCCATGCATATCCGAGGGTCGTTTCAGTATCCGCCATCCGGGACGCGCTCAGTAGCATGCAGCTTTGGCCAGAGATAACTGTGTAAAGCGCATAATATATTGTCtctttaattataattaagtGTAGGCAAAATGCTAATCTAACCGTTTATTTATAGGGTTTTGTTTGACTGGGGAAATAAGAAAGAACAGAAAAAATGAGAAAAAGGTAGTTGCTGCAGTCTATTTTGACCGCCAACGGGTTACCTCGATGTTGTGCTCAGAACATTCTGACTCTCATTGGTGTGAGCACGTTGTCGCTCTTATATTTCACCGTATGAATAATCCAGAAAAGGTCAAGTATCGTCTACCAGTGTCTGACTCTGTTCAACTTCTTTCTGAAAGCGAGCAGAAGCAATTCATCAACATACTGCTTGCTCATTATCCTTTGGAACTGTTGCGTTTTGCACAAGAAACTTTAGACGAGCTGCTGAATATGAAGGACAGCAACAAAGTTAGCAAGAAATTCGACATTTTACAAACCACGTTCGTTGTCAACGTCCAAGATCCAACTGCAGGTGGATCAGTGGATTCTGAAGGATTATGGCATGTGGATGACAAGGGCATTCGTCAAATTTCACAACAATGTTTTCGCAGTGATTCGGTTCTCTGCGGTTTTCGCAAGTCTGAGTCTTGGGATAGAATTCTGGAAAGATCAGTGGATGAGAGTGAGTTATCAATATCTTCAGTGTTTGGTAGGCATATTCCTATACATTTGTTATGCAaagtagtttgtttgtttgctgccGCCCTGTTTGCATGTTCAACCACTTGAGGCAAAGAATTTAATGGCTTGTTAGTTCAACAAGACTAGTATTGTTGTAAATAGGTAATAAATAGAATCCTGAAAACGTGTACTACATATATGCTGTTGTTAAGGCGATTACCTAACACTACACGCTATCACATGCCTACAAGAAGGTACTAAATTACCTATAGCGCGCACGTAAACTACAGTTGATTACCTCGTATTCGCAACTGTAGTCACATTATAGACGCGGaaattacatacatacactttTGAAAAGCCTATAAATTGCTCTTTCGAATGATACAATTTTCGTAGCTATTGATTATTGTTTCGATACTTTCATGTCGACTTCCTGTGTACGCTATTCTAATTTAGTCAACGAGGTCTTCATTATCGGGAAGATATGCCTGCTGGTGCGCCGCATCGTCGTCTGGAGAGATAATAAGACATATAGAATATCGGAAAACGGTTTGAATGATTGTTCTAGAGGTTTTTCTGTAACCAAAACGTATGGGTACATAGCCGTAGGAACAGAAAACATGCCTTTACTatgggcataactcaaattTTTCCCAACGGCTAACGGCCAAACTTGCAAAACAGTTATTGAAACTATTACTGAAAGATATTGCGAAAGACGAAACGTTTAGATATCTAAATGATTTACTTACTGCGTGGCGCGTCATCACTGTCTTCACAAACGGAAGATCTCACTCGTTCTAAGTCGCATCGTCGTCAAATGATACTTCCGAAGCAAAGCACGCGTAAGAAGTGTCTTAATGCGTTGTTTTTGCCTCCAAAGTTTGGGCGAAATCACCCTCGTCCCCCGAAGAACAAAGTACAGCCAGAGAGCCATGCACCGTGTCGGCAAAAATTGTGACGAAGCCGCATGCACCGCTAAAATTTCGTTCGCATGTATAGCCACGCTCAAAGGGTGTGTCTAAtggctaaaaatattttgattgtcTAACGAAGCCCAGAAAGCTGGATATTCAACGTCAAAGTCAGGTGAGCGGTAGTTGCGCGCATACTTGACAACGTGTGGCGTCAATAGAAAATGCGATATTTGAATATTGCTACAACATAGACAGATGAAAGTAGGCAGCCTTACGTAGGCTGTTAGTAGTCAGGGTGACGACTTAGAAAGGTTAACTCATTCATCtcgttctaatttattataaaatatatctctgaagaattctCTTAtagaatttcgttcagagttatTTAATTCGTTCAGTTATATCCCATTTTTAGATCGATTATATGTCGTtgaaaacaattaaaattcaaAGAACCGCATATATGCAAAAATATCTCGCGTTTTTCGACGTCCGGCTCTAAACGGCACGTACCGTCCGATGTCAGGAACAaccagtctaaattcggtagAGATCTGATGGGCCGTTTCAGAGAAATTTGTGCACGAGTGCATGTGGGTTCGATCCAGATAGACGTCACAGCACGGGGTCTAGCTCACGTTCCCAATGACGCACTTTTGCTCTAGACGCACAAAGAAACTCGCCCGTGCATGTTTCTAGGTACTGTGCAGTTTTTGGGAAGACGAGACGTTGCTTGCGTTGCGAGGAATCGAACAGGGCAGGTCTTCACGGGCAAACGCAGAGTGACGTAATTATGAAGGACCCAGATATACGCAAAAATAGCTTACTTTTGTGGACGTCTctcgcaataaacgacacgctccgctcgtaccgtccgacgtcaggAATGGGCTGTTTAAATTGGGTGGAGTTTCGATAAGCTGTTACAGAGATATTGGCGCGATCGGAGGCGGGTTCCATCGACAGGAAATCGCGTTATTGCGGGAAAAGTCCAGAAGAAgacgacagcttcactttctACCTCTAAGGATGCGGCGTGCGCGAGCAAAATCTCGTGGAGCCGTGACTTGCCTTTATGGAGACACGCGAGTACAtcgacatacatacacacacgcgcgctcgcacgcgtacacacacacacacacacacacacacacacacacacacacacacaccaacacaaacacactcacacatttGACGGTACGATGTAATAATTTGATATTAAGACTAGACGAGTTCGCGGGCTTGAGAGTATAGTTTGCCTGCAGTAGCCATTCCTTGTAATAACGTTGGGTTCAGTTCTAAAGAAGTACTAGACGTCTCAGGAACGGTaaatggtgtcaggagtgaaCAATCTTCGA includes:
- the LOC134193679 gene encoding complement factor B-like, with protein sequence MCGSFNHQLCIQFTEFETEDGYDFVTVADQQGSILQSHSGVQIPSKIKANSNRLVNFSSNGSVNKKGFNATFCNTCHALNSPSNGYLNTFNTDAGVYVTVTCLPGYVLAGAPILSCKESGVWSHSIGQCQKAVSCGQPLLRNGTVLADSFDFQDSVAYVCDPGYKLRGSMFSTCLATGTWSGRTPKCQAVKVRISPEAQNLVTTFRNTFYEKFATFTEEARPLPGIEDRTRPIDTVLALELIFALDTSSSVGKTQFRLEKAFVKNMAMSFVMNQESTHMGAVAFGSKVHVLSELTSSKLNFVTAVAQFDYRGGMTNTTAALLRVRDMFITSKNDNSRLKRVLILITDGKSNANKRRPEEVARELARHSVETFVFGIAKVAKPELNDIASPPSDTHVFYVSHFSVFKEFSEAVTSKKLENLCGVAGAPGFHLRVVGGVSSIYGAWPWLASIYVRTSPYTDNFTLVCGGSLINERWVISAAHCIWHRSNLSLIIKLGDYVPNKDDPYEQTFEVESMKFGGNSTQTYNYSISDNDIVLIKLSRNVTYTKYVRPICLLEQRHRDTSLILPSKSATVVGWGLYKENSKVYPNTPVEATIQFFERSKCNDHFGGIVLTRNMLCAKGYQSDACLGDSGGPLMCQSEVDNRFTLCGIVSFGKELTCRKGVYGVYTKVFNYGSAITTITS
- the LOC134193680 gene encoding zinc finger SWIM domain-containing protein 8 homolog, with the translated sequence MMFDSSGNEYEPDDLYDYCDSDIDRSYMDSSTYQSDPDIEVTGSLLEKKPEVHVTISRNKDVVSSLSQQAANVIGARLPFEAVEQCARRLGKKLADEVQLAVMKASFPVDKGLIRRYAYLSRKSGDDRFSNMVISQPKLRRHRKKFAVENAMQIGFCLTGEIRKNRKNEKKVVAAVYFDRQRVTSMLCSEHSDSHWCEHVVALIFHRMNNPEKRAEAIHQHTACSLSFGTVAFCTRNFRRAAEYEGQQQS